The following coding sequences lie in one Armatimonadota bacterium genomic window:
- the plsX gene encoding phosphate acyltransferase PlsX — MTVRIAVDGMGGDYAPEEVVAGAVQAASSLGVEIVLAGPVSRLAPLLRRGGARRLPIEVVDAPEVIEMHEPPAAAVRRKRRSSIHLALQQVREGRAAAAVSAGNTGAVMGAALLVLGRIPAVERPAIGAILPTLHKTPAILLDVGANVDCKPRHLLQFGVMGHVYAHRVLGIPAPRVALLSNGEEANKGNEVTIRAADLLRASGLNFIGNVEGRDFFTGLADVVVCDGFVGNIVLKFGEGLALALRQVLRDELGRAAGKLLLPLYLAPLKWRGMTLWRRLDYREYGGAPLLGVGGIVIVAHGRSNAWAIRNAIRVAAEAAARQLVEPIAEKMAEVEGRMGPVPATLGPRPVPPPGGAER, encoded by the coding sequence GTGACCGTGCGCATAGCCGTCGACGGCATGGGCGGCGACTACGCCCCCGAGGAGGTGGTGGCGGGGGCGGTACAGGCGGCGTCCTCGCTGGGGGTGGAGATCGTGCTGGCGGGGCCCGTCTCCCGGCTTGCACCCTTGCTGCGCAGGGGAGGCGCGCGCCGTCTTCCCATCGAGGTCGTCGATGCCCCCGAGGTCATCGAGATGCACGAGCCGCCGGCTGCGGCCGTGCGGCGCAAGCGCCGCTCCTCCATCCACCTGGCCCTGCAACAGGTGCGGGAGGGACGGGCGGCGGCGGCGGTGAGCGCCGGCAATACGGGGGCGGTCATGGGGGCCGCGCTGCTGGTGCTGGGACGTATCCCCGCTGTGGAGCGGCCGGCCATCGGCGCCATCCTGCCCACCCTGCACAAGACCCCGGCCATCCTGCTGGACGTGGGGGCGAATGTGGATTGCAAGCCCAGGCACCTGCTGCAGTTCGGGGTGATGGGGCACGTCTACGCGCACCGGGTACTGGGGATTCCCGCGCCCCGGGTGGCTCTACTCAGCAACGGCGAGGAGGCCAACAAGGGCAACGAGGTGACCATCCGCGCCGCCGACCTGCTGCGGGCCTCCGGCCTGAACTTCATCGGCAACGTCGAGGGGCGCGACTTCTTCACCGGGCTGGCCGACGTGGTGGTCTGCGACGGGTTTGTCGGCAACATCGTCCTGAAGTTCGGCGAGGGGCTGGCCCTGGCGCTGCGCCAGGTCCTCCGCGACGAGCTGGGACGTGCAGCCGGCAAGCTGCTGCTGCCGCTCTACCTGGCCCCGCTGAAGTGGCGGGGGATGACCCTGTGGCGGCGCCTGGACTACCGGGAGTACGGCGGGGCGCCGCTGCTGGGGGTGGGCGGCATCGTCATCGTGGCCCACGGGCGCTCCAACGCCTGGGCGATCCGCAACGCCATCCGGGTGGCGGCGGAGGCGGCCGCCCGACAGCTCGTAGAGCCTATCGCTGAGAAGATGGCGGAGGTGGAGGGACGGATGGGGCCGGTCCCAGCCACGCTGGGGCCGCGGCCGGTGCCGCCCCCCGGCGGGGCGGAGAGATGA
- a CDS encoding beta-ketoacyl-ACP synthase III gives MKAVRGSTIVGLGRAIPDRVLSNADLERMVDTTDEWIITRTGIRERRIASDEVATSDLAYEAAVEALEDARVEAADLDLIIVGTATPDMLFPATACLLQDRLGARHAGAFDASAACTSWVYGCAMAHGYIAAGMAETVLVVGAETLSRITNWKDRSTCVLFGDSAAAVVLRPAEPGQGFLSFMLGADGSGGPLLNMPAGGSRLPASFETVERGQHYIHMNGREVYKFAVRCIPRAIQAAAERAGLALDDVTCFIPHQANIRIIDAAAERLGQPREKFFVNVERYGNTSSASVPVALYEAFMAGRISPGDLLVLVAFGGGLTWGAAALRWTKPLRAAGGRSGTAASGAGGGSVP, from the coding sequence ATGAAGGCCGTGCGCGGGTCCACCATCGTGGGCCTGGGACGGGCCATTCCGGACAGGGTGCTGAGCAATGCCGACCTGGAGCGGATGGTGGACACCACCGATGAGTGGATCATCACCCGTACGGGCATCCGGGAGCGGCGCATCGCCTCCGACGAGGTAGCCACCTCCGACCTGGCCTACGAGGCCGCGGTAGAGGCCCTGGAGGACGCCAGGGTAGAGGCGGCGGACCTGGACCTGATCATCGTGGGCACTGCCACCCCGGACATGCTCTTCCCGGCCACGGCCTGCCTGCTGCAGGACCGCCTGGGCGCCAGGCACGCTGGCGCCTTTGACGCCTCCGCGGCCTGCACCTCCTGGGTCTACGGCTGCGCCATGGCGCACGGCTACATTGCCGCGGGGATGGCGGAGACAGTCCTGGTGGTGGGTGCGGAGACCCTCTCCCGAATCACCAACTGGAAGGACCGCTCCACCTGCGTCCTCTTCGGGGACTCCGCGGCGGCGGTGGTGCTGCGGCCGGCCGAGCCGGGACAGGGCTTCCTCTCGTTCATGCTGGGGGCGGACGGCTCCGGGGGGCCGCTGCTGAACATGCCGGCGGGAGGCTCGCGCCTGCCCGCCAGCTTCGAGACGGTGGAGCGGGGGCAGCACTACATCCACATGAACGGGCGCGAGGTGTACAAGTTCGCCGTGCGCTGCATTCCTCGCGCCATCCAGGCGGCGGCGGAGCGGGCCGGCCTCGCCCTGGACGACGTCACCTGCTTCATCCCGCACCAGGCCAATATCCGCATCATCGACGCGGCGGCGGAGCGCCTGGGGCAGCCGCGGGAGAAGTTCTTCGTCAACGTGGAGCGGTACGGCAACACCTCCTCGGCGTCGGTGCCGGTGGCCCTCTACGAGGCCTTCATGGCAGGGCGGATCAGCCCCGGGGACCTGCTGGTCCTGGTGGCCTTCGGCGGCGGCCTGACGTGGGGTGCCGCCGCCCTGCGCTGGACGAAGCCTCTGCGCGCGGCAGGCGGGAGGAGCGGAACGGCCGCCTCCGGGGCGGGGGGAGGGAGTGTGCCATGA